From a region of the Ascochyta rabiei chromosome 22, complete sequence genome:
- a CDS encoding Ribonuclease P — protein MAPPVKKPPKPIFKISSPFTETRWPSVSHEDEEVVTELLCNLLTPLGEHRRTHVQPSKGKKRKRDTRLHAHENPRPSPPAIGFHLLVGLNSVTRHLEALATRTAPPNAPTRESGASDKDGSATENETEKQLETTLRPLSMVILTHPRPSLSPSHAHIPTLLHLATLQPRPGSKTSAPTRLVALPTSNDARFASALHIPRVGAIGIYEGAPGANALEEYVRQHVGATECPWVDEALKPEWRGLTVKQD, from the exons ATGGCACCGCCAGTGAAGAAGCCGCCAAAGCCAATCTTCAAGATATCCTCGCCTTTCACAGAAACAAGATG GCCGTCTGTGTCACATGAAGACGAGGAAGTCGTTACAGAATTACTATGCAA TCTACTCACGCCTCTTGGCGAGCACCGCAGAACACATGTCCAACCATCGAAAGGCAAAAAGCGGAAACGAGATACCAGGCTCCATGCACATGAAAATCCTCGGCCGTCACCGCCAGCCATCGGATTCCATCTTCTTGTTGGCCTAAACAGTGTGACGAGACATTTAGAAGCTCTGGCAACCAGGACTGCACCACCAAATGCGCCGACCAGGGAGTCAGGTGCTAGCGACAAGGACGGCTCCGCAACAGAAAATGAAACCGAAAAGCAGCTAGAAACCACGCTGAGGCCACTGAGCATGGTCATCCTCACACACCCTCGCCCATCTCTCTCCCCGTCGCACGCTCACATACCAACACTGCTCCACCTCGCCACCTTACAGCCCAGACCAGGATCCAAAACATCAGCGCCTACACGCCTCGTTGCTCTGCCAACCTCCAATGATGCCCGCTTTGCATCCGCACTACACATACCACGCGTTGGTGCGATAGGCATTTACGAAGGTGCTCCAGGCGCAAATGCATTAGAAGAGTACGTGCGGCAGCACGTGGGGGCAACAGAATGTCCATGGGTCGACGAAGCGTTAAAGCCCGAATGGCGAGGGTTGACTGTCAAGCAAGACTGA